The following proteins are encoded in a genomic region of Primulina huaijiensis isolate GDHJ02 chromosome 3, ASM1229523v2, whole genome shotgun sequence:
- the LOC140974013 gene encoding synaptotagmin-3-like isoform X1 gives MGLLSSLLGVLGFGLGLPLGFLIGFYIFIYSESRDVEDLEIRPLYELDTVSLEDLMPEIPLWVKSPDFDRVDWLNKFLSDMWPFLDKAICKIIRSSAEPIFTEYIGKFKIESIEFENLSLGQLPPTIHGLKVVETNERELVMEPAIRWAGNPNIVVVLTISSIRVPIQLVDLQVFASPRVTLKPLVPTIPCFANIVVSLMEKPCIDFGINVLGGDIMSIPGLYRYVQERIKKEVSNLYLWPKSYDVPILDASTVAIKKPVGILHVKVIRAVKLLKMDLLGLSDPYVKLSLSGEKLPAKKTTVIKKTLNPEWNEEFKLAVKDPQSQMLHINVYDWDKVGAHDRLGTQLYPLKLLTPNVPTEATLDLLKDTSISAPRSKKLRGQILLELTYAPFREDLHIFSGILEGYGRKDSITDGASGNGSPKGAGLLLLSVQGAHDVEGSRHNNPYVLIIFRGETKKSKMIKRTRNPAWDEEFQFLSEEPPLEEKIHIKVMSKRTGISFHSKESLGHVDINLSDVVHNGRINQKYHLIDSKNGVIHVELRWKTI, from the exons ATGGGATTACTGAGCAGTTTATTGGGAGTTCTTGGTTTTGGGCTTGGGCTTCCTCTTGGTTTCTTGAttggattttatatttttatttattctgaATCCAGAGATGTTGAG GATCTGGAAATCAGGCCACTATATGAGCTCGATACAGTTTCATTGGAAGATCTTATGCCTGAAATTCCTCTGTGGGTGAAGAGTCCCGATTTTGATCGA GTAGATTGGttaaacaaatttttgtctGATATGTGGCCCTTTCTCGACAAG GctatttgtaaaataattagAAGCTCGGCAGAGCCCATATTTACAGAGTATATCGGGAAATTTAAGATAGAGTCGATTGAGTTCGAGAATCTTAGCCTTGGACAGCTTCCACCGACCATACATG GTCTCAAAGTCGTTGAGACTAATGAGAGGGAATTGGTTATGGAACCAGCGATTAGATGGGCTGGCAATCCAAATATAGTCGTCGTGTTAACTATTTCATCCATTCGTGTGCCGATTCAG TTGGTGGATTTACAAGTATTTGCTTCACCACGGGTAACACTTAAGCCACTCGTGCCTACAATTCCATGCTTTGCAAATATTGTTGTATCTTTGATGGAAAAG CCATGCATCGACTTTGGAATAAATGTGTTGGGTGGAGACATCATGTCCATTCCTGGGCTCTATCGATATGTTCAG GAGAGGATTAAAAAAGAAGTTTCAAATCTTTACCTCTGGCCTAAGTCTTATGATGTACCAATCCTCGATGCTTCTAC GGTAGCGATAAAGAAACCAGTCGGAATTTTGCACGTGAAAGTCATTCGGGCAGTGAAGCTTTTGAAGATGGATTTACTCGGATTATCTGATCCTTATGTTAAGCTAAGCCTAAGTGGAGAGAAGCTTCCGGCTAAAAAAACTACTGTCATAAAGAAAACTTTGAATCCCGAGTGGAACGAGGAATTCAAACTGGCCGTGAAGGACCCTCAATCTCAAATGCTTCACATAAACGTCTACGACTGGGATAAG GTGGGTGCTCACGATAGATTAGGGACTCAACTATATCCTCTGAAACTACTAACACCAAATGTACCAACGGAGGCAACACTCGACTTGCTGAAAGATACAAGTATTTCTGCTCCTCGCAGCAAGAAGCTACGAGGGCAAATCTTACTCGAGCTTACATATGCACCTTTTAGAGAAGATCTACATATTTTTAGTGGGATTCTTGAAGGATATGGTAGAAAAGATAGTATAACTGATGGGGCATCTGGTAATGGAAGCCCGAAGGGAGCAGGCTTACTTCTACTCTCGGTCCAAGGAGCACATGACGTAGAAGGTTCACGCCACAACAATCCATACGTTTTGATAATATTTCGAGGGGAAACAAAGAAATCAAAG ATGATTAAGAGAACTCGTAATCCGGCGTGGGACGAAGAGTTCCAGTTCTTGTCCGAAGAACCTCCCTTGGAAGAGAAGATACATATAAAAGTCATGAGCAAGCGCACCGGCATCAGCTTCCATTCGAAG GAATCTTTGGGACATGTTGACATCAACCTCTCCGACGTGGTTCACAACGGACGTATCAACCAGAAATATCATTTGATAGATTCAAAGAATGGAGTCATACATGTCGAATTACGTTGGAAGACTATCTGA
- the LOC140974013 gene encoding synaptotagmin-3-like isoform X2 has product MPEIPLWVKSPDFDRVDWLNKFLSDMWPFLDKAICKIIRSSAEPIFTEYIGKFKIESIEFENLSLGQLPPTIHGLKVVETNERELVMEPAIRWAGNPNIVVVLTISSIRVPIQLVDLQVFASPRVTLKPLVPTIPCFANIVVSLMEKPCIDFGINVLGGDIMSIPGLYRYVQERIKKEVSNLYLWPKSYDVPILDASTVAIKKPVGILHVKVIRAVKLLKMDLLGLSDPYVKLSLSGEKLPAKKTTVIKKTLNPEWNEEFKLAVKDPQSQMLHINVYDWDKVGAHDRLGTQLYPLKLLTPNVPTEATLDLLKDTSISAPRSKKLRGQILLELTYAPFREDLHIFSGILEGYGRKDSITDGASGNGSPKGAGLLLLSVQGAHDVEGSRHNNPYVLIIFRGETKKSKMIKRTRNPAWDEEFQFLSEEPPLEEKIHIKVMSKRTGISFHSKESLGHVDINLSDVVHNGRINQKYHLIDSKNGVIHVELRWKTI; this is encoded by the exons ATGCCTGAAATTCCTCTGTGGGTGAAGAGTCCCGATTTTGATCGA GTAGATTGGttaaacaaatttttgtctGATATGTGGCCCTTTCTCGACAAG GctatttgtaaaataattagAAGCTCGGCAGAGCCCATATTTACAGAGTATATCGGGAAATTTAAGATAGAGTCGATTGAGTTCGAGAATCTTAGCCTTGGACAGCTTCCACCGACCATACATG GTCTCAAAGTCGTTGAGACTAATGAGAGGGAATTGGTTATGGAACCAGCGATTAGATGGGCTGGCAATCCAAATATAGTCGTCGTGTTAACTATTTCATCCATTCGTGTGCCGATTCAG TTGGTGGATTTACAAGTATTTGCTTCACCACGGGTAACACTTAAGCCACTCGTGCCTACAATTCCATGCTTTGCAAATATTGTTGTATCTTTGATGGAAAAG CCATGCATCGACTTTGGAATAAATGTGTTGGGTGGAGACATCATGTCCATTCCTGGGCTCTATCGATATGTTCAG GAGAGGATTAAAAAAGAAGTTTCAAATCTTTACCTCTGGCCTAAGTCTTATGATGTACCAATCCTCGATGCTTCTAC GGTAGCGATAAAGAAACCAGTCGGAATTTTGCACGTGAAAGTCATTCGGGCAGTGAAGCTTTTGAAGATGGATTTACTCGGATTATCTGATCCTTATGTTAAGCTAAGCCTAAGTGGAGAGAAGCTTCCGGCTAAAAAAACTACTGTCATAAAGAAAACTTTGAATCCCGAGTGGAACGAGGAATTCAAACTGGCCGTGAAGGACCCTCAATCTCAAATGCTTCACATAAACGTCTACGACTGGGATAAG GTGGGTGCTCACGATAGATTAGGGACTCAACTATATCCTCTGAAACTACTAACACCAAATGTACCAACGGAGGCAACACTCGACTTGCTGAAAGATACAAGTATTTCTGCTCCTCGCAGCAAGAAGCTACGAGGGCAAATCTTACTCGAGCTTACATATGCACCTTTTAGAGAAGATCTACATATTTTTAGTGGGATTCTTGAAGGATATGGTAGAAAAGATAGTATAACTGATGGGGCATCTGGTAATGGAAGCCCGAAGGGAGCAGGCTTACTTCTACTCTCGGTCCAAGGAGCACATGACGTAGAAGGTTCACGCCACAACAATCCATACGTTTTGATAATATTTCGAGGGGAAACAAAGAAATCAAAG ATGATTAAGAGAACTCGTAATCCGGCGTGGGACGAAGAGTTCCAGTTCTTGTCCGAAGAACCTCCCTTGGAAGAGAAGATACATATAAAAGTCATGAGCAAGCGCACCGGCATCAGCTTCCATTCGAAG GAATCTTTGGGACATGTTGACATCAACCTCTCCGACGTGGTTCACAACGGACGTATCAACCAGAAATATCATTTGATAGATTCAAAGAATGGAGTCATACATGTCGAATTACGTTGGAAGACTATCTGA
- the LOC140974014 gene encoding E3 ubiquitin-protein ligase WAV3-like — MGSNWKKVKMALGLNLCAFVPANRLAGDDPDDVSSPSSELRSAAAIPPRTPEDSSSTPPTPSSIKMRLSKSFSRASSKKNCAICLASIKQGSQAIFTAECSHTFHFQCIASNVKHGNRYCPVCRAKWKEIPSQVHSVDPLMGRSRVNPIDWPYNNDRMINIHQHPPRSNSSRNASPLFHTPEPAVFDDDESLNLEIETASPERNIADKCSVDGVDQRKVVINSYKEVSAVPQSSTVDSFTVLLHLKAPSSNSWRNFSRNDAKLPQISQLPRAPVDLVTVLDISGSMSGTKLALLKRAMGFVIQNLGPNDRLAVIAFSSSARRLFPLCRMSETGRYKALQAVNSLVASGGTNISEGLRKGAKIMKDRREKNPVASIILLSDGQDTYSINDSGGNQNRPNYGSLLPLSIHPGESSGFKIPVHTFGFGTDHDASSMHSISEISGGTFSFIEAVGAIQDAFAQCIGGLLSVVAKNVQVKIECIHPTVYLESIKAGSYPNGVSSNHQSGTIDAGDLYADEERNFLVSVNIPAEISSNKTSLLKISCTYNDPFTKETVTLEDHEVRIERTKTARQGTFSIEVDRQRNRIRAADAIAQARTAAERGDLTGAISTLDNCRKLLSETMSAKSQDSLCIALDAELKEMQERMASRRLYEESGRAYILSGLSSHSWQRATARGDSTGGSSNTQAYQTPSMVEMVTRSQATLKNGSSTQRHLRPTWSFASRPNPR, encoded by the exons ATGGGGAGTAATTGGAAGAAAGTAAAGATGGCGCTTGGATTGAATCTGTGTGCATTTGTGCCGGCAAATCGTTTAGCTGGTGATGATCCTGATGATGTCTCCTCACCATCATCTGAGCTACGGTCTGCTGCAGCCATCCCACCACGGACCCCGGAGGACTCGTCCTCTACTCCTCCTACGCCCAGTTCGATTAAGATGAGGCTGTCTAAGAGCTTCAGTAGAGCTTCTTCTAAG AAGAATTGTGCGATATGTTTGGCGTCAATCAAACAAGGAAGCCAGGCGATCTTTACTGCAGAGTGCTCACATACCTTTCATTTCCAGTGCATTGCATCAAATGTTAAACATGGCAATCGATATTGCCCAGTGTGCAGAGCAAAATGGAAAGAAATACCCTCTCAAGTCCACAGCGTTGATCCTCTAATGGGGAGATCAAGGGTGAATCCCATCGATTGGCCCTACAATAATGATAGGATGATTAATATCCATCAACACCCGCCTCGTTCGAATTCCAGTCGAAATGCCTCGCCCCTGTTTCATACCCCTGAACCGGCAGTCTTTGATGATGACGAGTCATTGAATCTTGAAATTGAAACAGCTTCTCCTGAGAGAAACATTGCGGATAAATGTTCAGTCGATGGTGTTGACCAAAGAaaagttgttattaattcttaTAAAGAAGTTTCAGCTGTTCCTCAATCAAGCACTGTTGATAGCTTTACCGTGTTACTTCATCTAAAAGCTCCTAGTTCAAATTCATGGCGTAATTTCAGCAGGAATGATGCAAAATTGCCGCAAATCTCTCAACTGCCTCGTGCACCTGTTGATCTTGTAACTGTTCTTGACATAAGTGGGAGCATGTCAGGTACGAAGTTGGCGTTGTTAAAAAGAGCTATGGGGTTTGTGATACAGAATCTTGGTCCCAACGATAGATTGGCAGTTATAGCCTTTTCCTCCTCGGCTCGCCGCCTCTTTCCCCTCTGCAGAATGTCTGAAACAGGACGATATAAAGCATTACAAGCTGTCAATTCTTTGGTTGCCAGTGGAGGAACAAACATTAGCGAAGGCTTGAGAAAGGGTGCGAAAATAATGAAAGATCGAAGAGAGAAGAATCCTGTTGCCAGTATAATATTGTTATCCGATGGGCAAGATACGTATTCAATCAATGATTCTGGTGGCAATCAGAATCGACCAAATTACGGGTCGCTTCTTCCCTTATCTATCCACCCAGGAGAAAGTTCGGGTTTCAAGATTCCTGTTCACACCTTCGGCTTTGGTACTGATCATGATGCATCATCGATGCATTCAATATCTGAAATTTCGGGAGGGACTTTTTCTTTCATCGAGGCCGTGGGGGCAATACAGGATGCATTTGCACAGTGCATCGGAGGCCTGTTAAGCGTTGTGGCAAAAAATGTTCAAGTAAAAATTGAGTGTATCCACCCGACTGTCTATCTCGAATCTATTAAAGCTGGAAGTTACCCTAATGGCGTGTCCTCTAATCACCAGTCGGGTACCATTGATGCTGGAGACCTGTATGCGGATGAGGAGCGAAACTTTCTTGTTTCTGTAAATATACCAGCCGAAATTTCAAGCAACAAAACGTCATTGTTGAAGATAAGTTGCACATACAACGACCCCTTCACTAAAGAAACAGTGACCTTGGAAGATCACGAGGTTAGAATTGAGAGAACCAAGACGGCTAGACAAGGAACCTTCTCAATTGAAGTGGACAGACAGCGGAACCGGATTCGAGCAGCAGATGCAATAGCACAGGCACGAACTGCTGCTGAACGTGGAGATTTAACTGGTGCCATTTCTACACTCGACAACTGTCGAAAATTGTTATCAGAAACTATGTCAGCTAAATCTCAAGATAGCCTCTGTATTGCTCTTGATGCCGAGCTAAAGGAAATGCAAGAAAGAATGGCAAGTAGGCGTTTGTACGAGGAATCTGGAAGGGCGTACATTTTGTCGGGATTGAGTTCGCACTCTTGGCAAAGAGCGACTGCTAGAGGCGATTCAACAGGTGGTTCGAGCAATACTCAGGCATACCAAACTCCATCAATGGTTGAAATGGTCACTCGGTCTCAGGCCACATTGAAGAATGGTTCTTCGACTCAGAGACATTTAAGACCAACATGGTCGTTCGCCTCCCGACCGAATCCAAGGTAG